A section of the Streptomyces sp. Je 1-369 genome encodes:
- a CDS encoding PAS domain-containing protein, protein MSASRRSGTTDELGPEEPEPGSAELLAALLDGMDAALCAFDADGVVTHWNREAERILGWTAAEAVGRHGFTGWAVRPADAGDVEERLLSAMDAPGRQVHEFALVTKDGGRVLVRMQSASVRGGDGKSSGVYCAFSEVHAQIDLERSIALSEALFETASWGVVLVDADLRPAVVNEHAARAFGVGRSAVLGRPLADLLGQGVEEVESALTHVLAEGTPPAPAELWVTVRAPGGGEGEDDGDPRRCWRSGFLRLASPLAEEPVPLGVGWLFLDVTEAKQTEQLASQLRFRSQQLHRAARATAECEDPLEAATVQLDFALAGFADHALVDLVAGENPVRLVRTAATPAGPPGPCRPVATAGVPVRYPEGHPAPQSVERVGSVRASAGVGASAERAREWAAARQWPEDSVHALCAVLRSRGRTVGVVTFLRGAGRGAFDRSDAMYAESVASRVAASLDLSQALSP, encoded by the coding sequence GTGAGTGCTTCGCGGCGGAGCGGAACCACTGACGAACTCGGTCCTGAAGAACCCGAGCCCGGGAGCGCCGAGCTGCTCGCGGCGCTGCTCGACGGGATGGACGCCGCGCTCTGCGCCTTCGACGCCGACGGTGTGGTGACGCACTGGAACCGCGAGGCCGAGCGGATCCTCGGGTGGACGGCAGCGGAGGCCGTCGGGCGGCACGGGTTCACCGGGTGGGCCGTGCGGCCCGCCGACGCCGGGGACGTCGAGGAGCGGCTGCTGTCCGCGATGGACGCGCCGGGGCGGCAGGTGCACGAGTTCGCGCTGGTCACCAAGGACGGCGGGCGGGTGCTCGTGCGGATGCAGTCGGCGTCCGTGCGGGGCGGGGACGGGAAGTCCTCCGGGGTGTACTGCGCGTTCAGCGAGGTCCACGCGCAGATCGACCTGGAACGGTCCATCGCGCTGAGCGAGGCGCTGTTCGAGACGGCGTCGTGGGGCGTGGTCCTCGTCGACGCGGATCTGCGGCCCGCCGTCGTCAACGAACACGCGGCCCGCGCTTTCGGAGTGGGCCGCAGCGCCGTCCTCGGGCGGCCGCTCGCCGATCTGCTCGGGCAGGGCGTCGAGGAGGTCGAGAGCGCGCTGACGCACGTCCTCGCCGAGGGGACGCCGCCCGCGCCCGCGGAGCTGTGGGTGACGGTGCGGGCGCCCGGGGGCGGGGAGGGGGAGGACGACGGGGACCCGCGCCGGTGCTGGCGCAGCGGCTTCCTCCGGCTCGCCTCGCCGCTCGCGGAGGAGCCGGTGCCGCTGGGCGTCGGCTGGCTGTTCCTCGACGTGACGGAGGCCAAGCAGACGGAGCAGCTCGCGTCGCAGCTGCGGTTCCGCTCCCAGCAGCTGCACCGGGCGGCGCGGGCCACGGCGGAGTGCGAGGACCCGCTGGAGGCGGCGACGGTCCAACTGGACTTCGCGCTCGCCGGGTTCGCCGACCACGCGCTGGTGGATCTGGTGGCGGGCGAGAATCCGGTACGTCTGGTCCGTACGGCGGCGACGCCCGCGGGACCGCCGGGACCCTGCCGTCCCGTCGCCACGGCGGGCGTTCCCGTCCGCTACCCCGAAGGGCATCCCGCGCCGCAGAGCGTGGAGCGGGTGGGGTCCGTGCGGGCCAGTGCGGGGGTGGGGGCGTCGGCGGAGCGGGCGCGGGAGTGGGCGGCGGCTCGGCAGTGGCCCGAGGACTCGGTCCACGCGCTGTGTGCCGTCCTGCGGAGCCGGGGTCGCACGGTGGGCGTCGTGACGTTTCTCCGTGGGGCGGGGCGGGGGGCGTTCGACCGGTCGGACGCGATGTACGCGGAGAGCGTCGCGTCCCGCGTCGCCGCGTCCCTCGACCTGTCCCAGGCCCTCTCTCCCTAG
- a CDS encoding ABC transporter permease, with protein MRARNGERARGRRALRAARLGPRDVLHVGSAGLRSRPVRVVLSALGIAIGIATMVAVVGISSSSKAQLMRELDELGTNMLVASPGEAMFSGEKVTLPRDAAGRVGRVDGVESVGATGDLERSVRRSEKIPKDETGGISVRASTEGLLKVLRGRMAHGSWFNAANSRYPSVVLGHVAAKRLGIVSPGRQVWLDDRYFTVIGILDPLPLAPDIERSALTGWDASKKFLDFDGHPTSVYERSTDATVNSVRKLLAASIDPENPRNVQVTDPSAALQAKAATEGAFSTLLLGLGGIALLVGGVGVANTMIISVLERRYEIGLRRSLGATRGQIRIQFVTESLMLSGLGGAAGVALGAAATAAYALSGDLPWVVPPWAMAGGFAATLAIGTVAGLYPAVRAARLSPTLALHAT; from the coding sequence GTGAGGGCGCGCAACGGTGAGCGGGCGCGCGGCCGCCGCGCCCTCCGAGCGGCACGCCTCGGCCCCCGCGACGTCCTGCACGTGGGCTCGGCGGGCCTGCGGAGCCGCCCGGTGCGGGTGGTCCTGTCGGCGCTGGGCATCGCGATAGGCATAGCGACGATGGTGGCGGTGGTAGGGATCTCATCGTCGAGCAAAGCCCAACTCATGCGTGAGCTGGACGAGTTGGGTACGAACATGCTGGTGGCGTCGCCGGGGGAAGCGATGTTCTCCGGTGAGAAGGTGACGCTGCCGCGGGACGCGGCGGGGCGGGTCGGGCGGGTCGACGGGGTCGAGTCCGTGGGCGCGACCGGTGACCTCGAACGGTCGGTCCGGCGCAGCGAGAAGATCCCGAAGGACGAGACCGGCGGCATCTCGGTACGGGCCTCCACGGAAGGCCTCCTGAAGGTGTTGCGGGGCCGCATGGCGCACGGCAGCTGGTTCAACGCGGCGAACAGCCGCTACCCGTCGGTGGTCCTGGGCCACGTGGCGGCGAAACGCCTGGGCATCGTGTCACCCGGCCGGCAGGTCTGGCTGGACGACCGCTACTTCACGGTGATCGGCATCCTGGACCCGCTCCCGCTCGCACCCGACATCGAACGGTCGGCGCTTACGGGTTGGGACGCGTCGAAGAAGTTCCTCGACTTCGACGGCCACCCGACCTCGGTGTACGAACGCTCCACCGACGCCACGGTCAACAGCGTCCGCAAGCTCCTCGCCGCGTCCATCGACCCGGAGAACCCGCGAAACGTGCAGGTCACCGACCCGTCGGCGGCGCTTCAGGCGAAGGCGGCGACGGAGGGCGCGTTCTCGACGCTCCTCCTGGGCCTGGGCGGAATAGCCCTGCTGGTAGGAGGGGTGGGCGTGGCCAACACCATGATCATCTCGGTCCTGGAGCGCCGCTACGAGATAGGCCTGCGCCGCTCACTGGGCGCGACGCGGGGCCAGATCCGCATCCAGTTCGTCACGGAGTCCCTGATGCTGTCGGGCCTGGGCGGCGCGGCAGGCGTAGCCCTCGGAGCCGCCGCCACGGCAGCGTACGCACTCTCGGGCGACCTCCCGTGGGTGGTCCCACCCTGGGCCATGGCAGGCGGCTTCGCGGCAACCCTGGCGATCGGCACGGTGGCGGGCCTGTACCCGGCGGTGCGGGCGGCCCGCTTGTCCCCAACGCTGGCGCTCCACGCAACGTGA
- a CDS encoding ABC transporter ATP-binding protein, translating into MTNSSTPISAAPTVVELSGVTKEYPGGVAALRGVDLTVDAGELLAIVGPSGSGKSTLLHIVGTLDRPTQGSVAIAGHDIATLTDRSLSALRARHIGFVFQAFHLVPGISARDNVAEGLLYSGLSRAERRRRAAYALERVGLADRMRHRPHELSGGQKQRVAIARAVVGEPDLLLADEPTGALDSESGEAVMALLHDLNAEGATIAVITHDTEIAGRLPRQVRIRDGQVVADTRGAEVAA; encoded by the coding sequence ATGACCAACTCTTCTACGCCGATCAGCGCGGCTCCCACCGTCGTGGAACTGTCCGGCGTCACCAAGGAGTACCCGGGCGGGGTCGCCGCGCTCCGCGGTGTCGACCTGACCGTCGACGCGGGTGAACTCCTCGCCATCGTCGGCCCGTCCGGCTCCGGCAAGTCGACGCTCCTGCACATCGTGGGCACGCTGGACCGCCCCACGCAGGGCTCGGTGGCCATCGCGGGCCACGACATCGCGACGCTCACCGACCGCAGCCTCTCCGCCCTGCGGGCCCGCCACATCGGCTTCGTCTTCCAGGCGTTCCACCTGGTCCCCGGCATCAGCGCCCGCGACAACGTCGCCGAAGGACTCCTCTACTCCGGTCTCTCCCGCGCGGAACGGCGCCGCAGGGCCGCGTACGCCCTGGAACGCGTAGGCCTCGCCGACCGCATGCGGCACCGCCCGCACGAACTCTCCGGCGGCCAGAAACAGCGCGTCGCCATCGCCCGCGCCGTGGTCGGCGAACCCGACCTGCTGCTGGCCGACGAACCCACCGGCGCGCTCGACTCCGAATCCGGCGAGGCCGTCATGGCCCTGCTGCACGACCTGAACGCGGAGGGCGCGACCATCGCCGTCATCACCCACGACACGGAGATCGCCGGGCGCCTGCCGCGGCAGGTACGGATCAGGGACGGGCAGGTCGTCGCGGACACGCGGGGCGCGGAGGTCGCGGCGTGA
- a CDS encoding peptidoglycan-binding protein, with the protein MRRRTAVVATVVALLAVTGGGIAVSALADAGGKENAGHREAGLPPATASVDRGDLSSGTQVDGTLGYAKERKINAGTTGTLTWSPGTGSTIGRDGRLYEVNGLPVRLMYGTEPMYRTLKSGDKGNDVRQLEENLVALGYGAGLAVDQTYTDGTAAAVKRWQKAHDGKQTGRVGPEQISFQSSAVRVKSAGSTVGDQVAPGRPVLSTTGSERVVRVQLDVAEGGSAKKGTKVTVTLPDGTTVKGEVAAVGKTAEPGDDPSDKTPRIPVTVTFDDPGEVDGLDQSPVTVNLTGETRENVLSVPVNALLALPGGGFGVQVVEGGRTRDVQVELGMFGQGRVEVSGGGLREGTKVGVPKP; encoded by the coding sequence GTGAGGCGCCGTACCGCCGTCGTCGCCACCGTCGTCGCCCTCCTCGCCGTCACCGGCGGCGGGATCGCCGTCAGCGCGCTCGCCGACGCGGGCGGCAAGGAGAACGCAGGCCACCGCGAGGCGGGCCTGCCACCGGCCACCGCGTCCGTCGACCGCGGTGACCTCAGCAGCGGCACGCAGGTCGACGGCACGCTCGGCTACGCCAAAGAGCGCAAGATCAACGCCGGTACGACGGGCACGCTCACCTGGTCCCCCGGCACTGGCTCCACCATCGGGCGCGACGGGCGGCTCTACGAGGTCAACGGTCTCCCCGTCCGCCTCATGTACGGCACCGAGCCCATGTACCGCACGCTGAAGAGCGGCGACAAGGGCAACGACGTGCGCCAGCTGGAGGAGAACCTCGTCGCCCTCGGCTACGGCGCCGGGCTCGCCGTCGACCAGACGTACACCGACGGCACCGCGGCCGCGGTCAAGCGGTGGCAGAAGGCCCACGACGGCAAGCAGACCGGCCGTGTCGGCCCCGAACAGATCTCCTTCCAGTCCTCCGCGGTCCGCGTGAAGTCGGCGGGCTCGACCGTCGGCGACCAGGTCGCGCCGGGCAGGCCGGTCCTCTCGACGACCGGCTCCGAACGTGTCGTACGCGTCCAGCTCGACGTGGCGGAGGGCGGTTCGGCGAAGAAGGGCACGAAGGTCACCGTGACGCTCCCGGACGGCACCACGGTCAAGGGCGAGGTCGCCGCCGTCGGCAAGACCGCCGAGCCCGGCGACGACCCCAGCGACAAGACCCCCAGGATCCCCGTCACCGTCACCTTCGACGACCCCGGCGAGGTCGACGGCCTCGACCAGTCGCCGGTCACGGTGAACCTCACCGGCGAGACCCGCGAGAACGTCCTCTCCGTCCCCGTCAACGCCCTCCTGGCACTGCCGGGCGGCGGCTTCGGCGTCCAGGTCGTCGAGGGCGGCCGCACCCGTGACGTGCAGGTCGAGCTCGGCATGTTCGGGCAGGGCAGGGTCGAGGTGAGCGGCGGGGGGCTGCGGGAGGGCACGAAGGTAGGAGTACCGAAACCATGA
- a CDS encoding response regulator transcription factor: MRVLLVEDEEFLAEMIADGLRRDALAVDVAADGLTALRKLQLGEYDVLILDRDLPGVHGDEVCRRVVEQRLLTRVLMLTAAGTVRDRVAGLGLGADDYLTKPFVYDELLARVLALGRRARPALPPVIERAGLVLDTARRQASRDGRHLALSRKEFAVLEALLRADGAVVSGEDLIEQVWEEDTSYRTNAVRVTLSKLRAKLGEPPVVETVPGAGYRIAGRSL, encoded by the coding sequence ATGCGCGTACTGCTGGTGGAGGACGAGGAATTCCTGGCCGAGATGATCGCCGACGGGCTGCGCCGTGACGCGCTCGCCGTCGACGTCGCCGCCGACGGCCTCACCGCGCTGCGGAAACTGCAGCTCGGCGAGTACGACGTACTGATCCTCGACCGCGACCTGCCGGGCGTGCACGGCGACGAGGTGTGCCGCCGGGTCGTCGAGCAGCGGCTCCTGACCCGGGTCCTGATGCTGACGGCGGCGGGCACGGTGCGTGACCGGGTGGCGGGTCTGGGGCTCGGCGCGGACGACTATCTGACCAAGCCGTTCGTGTACGACGAGCTGCTCGCCCGCGTGCTCGCCCTCGGCCGCCGGGCCCGGCCCGCGCTGCCGCCGGTGATCGAACGGGCCGGGCTCGTCCTGGACACCGCGCGCCGCCAGGCAAGCAGGGATGGGCGGCATCTGGCGCTGTCCCGCAAGGAGTTCGCGGTCCTGGAGGCGCTCCTTCGGGCGGACGGCGCGGTGGTCAGCGGCGAGGACCTGATCGAGCAGGTCTGGGAGGAGGACACCAGCTACCGCACCAACGCGGTCCGCGTCACCCTCTCCAAGCTCCGCGCGAAGCTGGGCGAGCCGCCGGTGGTGGAGACGGTGCCGGGGGCCGGATACCGGATCGCGGGGCGGTCCCTGTGA
- a CDS encoding sensor histidine kinase yields the protein MSSERARLTALYGGLLVLAGALLTGLVYLLVQQGLYTSISSAVTTAVPRDPLPPWRHASPMPVASAVPAQRLQGTTLDVDKSGLAVTRISDLAGEAALSRLLTVSVIVFTVYAVLSIALAWWMAGRVLRPVAVITNIARRLSGANLHERIALDAPPGELKHLADTFDEMLDRIERLVGAQQRFAANAAHELRTPLAVQRAAAEIGLAGDPDPERVARIRTKLISVADDSEHLIEGLLLLADSEQGLERREPVAVDVLAHAVADGLAEEAVRRGVTVSVRAAPLTVTGDGVLLDRLVHNLVANAVRYNTPEGRVSVVVGEDGTLEVANTGPAVPQDTVPHLFEPFRRLHERTHARGEGAGLGLSIVAAIARAHEAEVTAEANGAGGGLTVRVVFAPASALASAPAPASASGGTQCR from the coding sequence ATGAGCAGCGAGCGGGCCCGCCTGACCGCCCTCTACGGAGGGCTGCTCGTGCTGGCGGGGGCGCTGCTCACGGGGCTCGTGTACCTGCTGGTGCAGCAGGGGTTGTACACGTCGATCAGTTCGGCCGTGACCACGGCGGTGCCGCGCGATCCGCTGCCGCCGTGGCGGCATGCCTCCCCGATGCCGGTGGCGTCCGCGGTGCCCGCGCAGCGCCTCCAGGGCACGACCCTGGACGTCGACAAGAGCGGTCTCGCCGTGACGAGGATCAGCGATCTCGCGGGCGAGGCGGCGCTCAGCCGGCTCCTGACGGTCTCGGTGATCGTCTTCACCGTGTACGCCGTCCTGTCGATCGCCCTCGCCTGGTGGATGGCGGGCCGGGTGCTCCGCCCGGTCGCGGTGATCACCAACATCGCGCGGCGGCTCTCCGGCGCCAACCTGCACGAGCGGATCGCCCTGGACGCGCCGCCGGGCGAGCTGAAGCACCTCGCGGACACCTTCGACGAGATGCTGGACCGCATAGAGCGTCTGGTCGGCGCGCAGCAGCGGTTCGCGGCGAACGCGGCGCACGAGCTGCGCACCCCGCTGGCCGTGCAGCGGGCGGCCGCCGAGATCGGTCTCGCCGGTGACCCGGACCCGGAACGCGTGGCGAGGATCCGTACGAAACTCATCTCCGTCGCCGACGACAGCGAGCACCTCATCGAGGGGCTGCTGCTGCTCGCCGACTCCGAGCAGGGCCTGGAGCGGCGCGAGCCCGTCGCGGTGGACGTCCTGGCGCACGCCGTCGCGGACGGTCTCGCCGAGGAGGCGGTACGGCGCGGCGTCACGGTGTCGGTGCGGGCGGCGCCGCTTACGGTGACGGGCGACGGCGTGCTCCTCGACCGGCTGGTCCACAACCTGGTGGCGAACGCGGTGCGCTACAACACCCCGGAGGGCCGGGTGAGCGTCGTCGTCGGCGAGGACGGCACGCTGGAGGTCGCCAACACGGGCCCGGCGGTCCCGCAGGACACCGTCCCGCACCTCTTCGAACCCTTCCGGCGCCTGCACGAGCGGACGCACGCGCGGGGCGAGGGGGCGGGCCTCGGTCTGTCGATCGTGGCGGCCATCGCGCGGGCGCACGAGGCGGAGGTGACGGCGGAGGCGAACGGGGCGGGCGGCGGTCTGACGGTGCGGGTGGTCTTCGCCCCTGCCTCCGCCCTTGCCTCCGCCCCGGCTCCGGCTTCGGCTTCGGGCGGCACTCAGTGCCGGTAG
- a CDS encoding SIS domain-containing protein: MSSKSGSSVSGEDGVSKTADRYFEAAIGLLRKVRDEESGSVADAGALLADAVESGGRLFAFGAGHSSLAAQDVVYRAGGLGLINLLAVPGVVGVDVMPATLGSALERVDGLAGAVLDSSPARPGDVLVIISLSGRNSLPVEMAMNARALGLKVIGVTSVAYATETRSRHVSGTFLKDHCDVIVDSKVGVGDAELSLEGVDAPFGPASSVVTNALMQAMTAAAIEKLAERGIQPPVLRSGNVDGGHDWNGRVFQEYRDRIFYRH, from the coding sequence ATGAGCTCGAAGAGCGGGAGCAGTGTGAGCGGCGAAGACGGCGTGAGCAAGACGGCGGACCGGTATTTCGAAGCCGCCATCGGACTGCTCCGGAAAGTACGTGACGAGGAGTCCGGCAGCGTGGCCGACGCGGGCGCGCTGCTCGCCGACGCCGTCGAGTCCGGCGGGCGGCTCTTCGCCTTCGGCGCCGGGCACTCCTCGCTGGCCGCCCAGGACGTCGTCTACCGCGCGGGCGGCCTCGGCCTCATCAACCTGCTCGCCGTGCCCGGAGTGGTCGGCGTGGACGTGATGCCCGCCACGCTGGGCTCCGCCCTGGAGCGGGTCGACGGCCTCGCGGGCGCGGTCCTCGACTCCTCGCCGGCCCGCCCCGGCGACGTACTCGTGATCATCTCGCTCTCCGGGCGGAACTCGCTGCCCGTGGAGATGGCCATGAACGCCCGCGCGCTCGGCCTGAAGGTCATCGGCGTGACGTCGGTGGCGTACGCGACGGAGACCCGCTCCCGGCACGTCTCCGGCACCTTCCTGAAGGACCACTGCGACGTGATCGTCGACTCCAAGGTCGGCGTCGGCGACGCGGAGCTCTCCCTCGAAGGGGTCGATGCTCCGTTCGGGCCCGCGTCGAGCGTCGTCACCAACGCGCTGATGCAGGCCATGACGGCCGCGGCGATCGAGAAGCTCGCCGAGCGCGGCATCCAGCCGCCCGTGCTGCGGTCCGGGAACGTGGACGGCGGGCACGACTGGAACGGCCGGGTCTTCCAGGAGTACCGGGACCGCATCTTCTACCGGCACTGA
- a CDS encoding metal-dependent transcriptional regulator, with amino-acid sequence MSGLIDTTEMYLRTILELEEEGVVPMRARIAERLDQSGPTVSQTVARMERDGLVAVASDRHLELTEEGRRLATRVMRKHRLAECLLVDVIGLEWEQVHAEACRWEHVMSEAVERRVLELLRHPTESPYGNPIPGLEELGEKDGADPFLDEGMVSLTELDPGSEGKTVVVRRIGEPIQTDAQLMYTLRRAGVQPGSVVSVTESAGGVLVGSSGEAAELTAETASHVFVAKR; translated from the coding sequence ATGTCGGGGCTGATTGACACCACTGAGATGTATTTGCGCACCATCCTCGAGCTGGAGGAGGAAGGTGTGGTCCCCATGCGCGCCCGGATCGCGGAGCGGCTGGACCAGAGCGGACCGACGGTGAGCCAGACCGTGGCGCGCATGGAGCGCGACGGCCTGGTGGCCGTCGCGAGCGACCGTCACCTGGAGCTCACCGAGGAGGGCCGCAGGCTCGCCACGCGCGTGATGCGCAAGCACCGCCTGGCGGAGTGCCTGCTCGTCGACGTGATCGGGCTCGAATGGGAGCAGGTGCACGCCGAGGCCTGCCGCTGGGAGCACGTGATGAGCGAGGCCGTGGAGCGCCGCGTCCTGGAGCTGCTCCGCCACCCCACCGAGTCTCCGTACGGCAACCCGATCCCGGGCCTGGAGGAGCTGGGCGAGAAGGACGGCGCGGACCCGTTCCTGGACGAGGGCATGGTCTCCCTGACGGAGCTCGACCCGGGCTCCGAGGGCAAGACGGTCGTGGTGCGCCGCATCGGCGAGCCGATCCAGACGGACGCCCAGCTGATGTACACGCTGCGGCGGGCCGGTGTCCAGCCGGGCTCCGTGGTGAGCGTGACGGAGTCCGCGGGCGGCGTCCTGGTGGGCAGCAGCGGCGAGGCCGCCGAGCTGACCGCGGAGACCGCGTCGCACGTCTTCGTCGCCAAGCGCTGA
- a CDS encoding alpha/beta fold hydrolase: MVRRIDVTGAGGVHLAAWEYADPPKLREADAAPGGVLLLHGLMGRASHWTGTARWLSERHRAVALDQRGHGRSEKPTDGPYTRDAYVDDAEAALVQLDLAPAVLIGHSMGALTAWQLAARRPDLVRGLIICDMRASALGAASQREWEDWFKSWPVPFATLADVRKWFGEDDPWVERPNPARGEFFAEVMTEGPDGWRPVFDRAQMLSSRETWVHDAHWEELIQVRCPALVVRGQDGELGRAESQEMVRVLPRGEYAEVADAGHLVHYDQPEAWRAAVEPFLDGVLAR, from the coding sequence ATGGTGCGGCGCATCGACGTGACGGGCGCGGGAGGCGTACACCTCGCCGCCTGGGAGTACGCCGACCCTCCCAAACTCAGGGAGGCCGACGCGGCACCCGGCGGGGTGCTGTTACTGCACGGCCTGATGGGCCGCGCCTCCCACTGGACGGGCACCGCCCGCTGGCTCTCCGAGCGGCACCGCGCGGTCGCCCTCGACCAGCGCGGCCACGGCAGGAGCGAGAAGCCCACCGACGGCCCCTACACCCGCGATGCCTACGTGGACGACGCGGAAGCCGCCCTCGTCCAGCTCGACCTCGCGCCCGCCGTCCTCATCGGCCACTCCATGGGCGCGCTCACCGCCTGGCAGCTCGCCGCGCGCCGCCCCGACCTCGTCCGGGGCCTCATCATCTGCGACATGCGGGCCTCCGCGCTCGGGGCCGCCTCCCAGCGGGAGTGGGAGGACTGGTTCAAGTCCTGGCCGGTGCCGTTCGCGACGCTCGCCGACGTACGCAAGTGGTTCGGCGAGGACGACCCCTGGGTGGAGCGGCCCAACCCCGCGCGCGGGGAGTTCTTCGCCGAGGTGATGACGGAGGGCCCCGACGGCTGGCGGCCCGTCTTCGACCGCGCCCAGATGCTCAGCTCCCGCGAGACGTGGGTGCACGACGCGCACTGGGAGGAGCTGATCCAGGTCCGCTGCCCCGCACTCGTCGTGCGCGGCCAGGACGGCGAGCTCGGCCGCGCGGAGTCCCAGGAGATGGTGCGGGTGCTCCCTCGCGGGGAGTACGCGGAGGTGGCCGACGCGGGGCACCTCGTGCACTACGACCAGCCGGAGGCGTGGCGGGCCGCCGTCGAACCGTTTCTGGACGGGGTCCTTGCGCGGTGA
- the pdxH gene encoding pyridoxamine 5'-phosphate oxidase: MREQYAAGGLSETELPATPMDQFALWFKEAARDRGAVHEPNAMVVSTADAAGRPSSRTVLLKGFDERGFVFFTNYESRKARELDANPYVSLLFPWHAVARQVIVSGTAERVGREETVAYFRTRPHGSQLGAWASAQSSVLTSRTELDRAYADLASRYPEGEQVPVPPHWGGYRVHPRAVEFWQGRPDRLHDRLRYVREEADRAWRVERLSP, translated from the coding sequence ATGCGGGAGCAGTACGCCGCCGGCGGGCTCTCCGAAACCGAGCTGCCCGCCACGCCCATGGACCAGTTCGCGCTCTGGTTCAAGGAGGCGGCGCGCGACAGGGGCGCCGTCCACGAGCCGAACGCCATGGTCGTCTCCACGGCCGACGCGGCGGGCCGGCCCAGCTCCCGCACGGTGCTCCTGAAGGGCTTCGACGAGCGGGGCTTTGTCTTCTTCACCAACTACGAGTCCCGCAAGGCTCGCGAGCTCGACGCGAACCCGTACGTCTCGCTGCTCTTCCCGTGGCACGCGGTGGCCCGCCAGGTGATCGTCTCGGGCACGGCGGAGCGCGTCGGCCGCGAGGAGACGGTCGCCTACTTCCGCACCCGCCCGCACGGCTCCCAGCTCGGCGCCTGGGCCAGCGCGCAGTCCTCGGTACTCACCTCACGCACCGAACTCGACCGCGCCTACGCCGACCTCGCGTCCCGCTACCCCGAGGGCGAACAGGTCCCGGTCCCCCCGCACTGGGGCGGCTACCGGGTCCACCCCCGAGCGGTCGAATTCTGGCAGGGCCGACCGGACCGCCTCCACGACCGCCTGCGGTACGTGCGGGAGGAGGCCGACCGGGCCTGGCGGGTGGAACGCCTGAGCCCATAG
- a CDS encoding citrate synthase 2 has protein sequence MSDFVPGLEGVVAFETEIAEPDKEGGALRYRGVDIEDLVGHVSFGNVWGLLVDGAFNPGLPPAEPFPIPVHSGDIRVDVQSALAMLAPVWGLRPLLDIDEERAREDLARAAVMALSYVAQSARGQGLPMVPQREIDKAETVVERFMKRWRGEPDPKHVQAVDAYWTSAAEHGMNASTFTARVIASTGADVAAALSGAVGAMSGPLHGGAPSRVLGMIEEIERTGDAVAYVKQALDKGERLMGFGHRVYRAEDPRARVLRRTARELGAPRFEVAEALEKAALDELHARRPDRVLATNVEFWAAIVLDFAEVPAHMFTSMFTCARTAGWSAHILEQKRTGRLVRPSARYVGPSSRSPREIEGHDDIAR, from the coding sequence ATGTCCGACTTCGTACCTGGCCTTGAGGGAGTCGTCGCGTTCGAGACGGAGATCGCCGAACCGGACAAGGAAGGCGGCGCGCTCCGCTACCGGGGCGTCGACATCGAGGACCTGGTCGGCCACGTCTCCTTCGGGAACGTGTGGGGCCTGCTCGTCGACGGCGCGTTCAACCCCGGTCTGCCGCCCGCCGAGCCCTTCCCGATCCCCGTGCACTCCGGTGACATCCGCGTCGACGTGCAGTCCGCCCTCGCCATGCTCGCCCCCGTGTGGGGCCTGCGGCCGCTGCTCGACATCGACGAGGAGCGCGCCCGCGAGGACCTGGCACGGGCCGCCGTCATGGCGCTCTCGTACGTGGCCCAGTCGGCCCGCGGGCAGGGCCTGCCGATGGTCCCGCAGCGGGAGATCGACAAGGCCGAGACGGTCGTCGAACGGTTCATGAAGCGGTGGCGCGGCGAGCCGGACCCCAAGCACGTCCAGGCCGTCGACGCGTACTGGACGTCGGCCGCCGAGCACGGCATGAACGCGTCCACGTTCACCGCCCGCGTCATCGCCTCCACCGGCGCGGACGTGGCGGCGGCGCTGAGCGGGGCGGTCGGCGCGATGTCCGGGCCGCTGCACGGCGGCGCGCCCTCCCGGGTCCTCGGCATGATCGAGGAGATCGAGCGCACGGGTGACGCGGTGGCGTACGTGAAGCAGGCCCTGGACAAGGGTGAGCGCCTGATGGGCTTCGGGCACCGGGTGTACCGGGCCGAGGACCCGCGGGCGCGGGTGCTCCGCCGCACCGCCCGTGAGCTGGGGGCGCCGCGGTTCGAGGTCGCGGAGGCGCTGGAGAAGGCGGCCCTCGACGAGCTGCACGCCCGTCGGCCCGACCGCGTCCTCGCCACGAACGTGGAGTTCTGGGCGGCGATCGTCCTGGACTTCGCGGAGGTCCCCGCGCACATGTTCACGTCGATGTTCACGTGTGCGCGGACCGCGGGCTGGTCGGCGCACATCCTTGAGCAGAAGCGGACGGGGCGCCTGGTGCGGCCGTCCGCCCGCTACGTGGGGCCCAGCTCCCGCAGCCCTCGGGAGATCGAGGGCCATGACGACATCGCGCGCTGA